TACTTTTGGCTGGACGATGCCAGGGCCCCGGATTACGCCCGGATGGTAGACATACACAAGAAGCCCGGTTACGACCCGGTGGAACTGATGACAGACCCTTCGGATCCGCTGGTAAAACTGAAAATTCTCCGGAAGCTGGCTGGTAAAAAGCTGGGGTTCCGTTCGGTACTCGACGTGATTCCCCTGAAAGCCGAACTGATTCGCGGTTCCCATGGCCGGATTCCCGAAGATCCCGCAGATTATCCTATTTTTATATGTAATAACAAGGGCCCGCTGCCGGATAGCCCGATAGCCCCCACCGAGGTGTACGGAGAATTGTACCGGCTGGTTAAGGGCCTGTAAACCAACCAACCATGCAACAAGCTTTAAAAATATTTGCCATCGTAATGGCTGTCCTTTTTGCCTGGGCGGCCTATGTTCAGATTAACGACCCCGATTCGGGTATCTGGATTGCCGTTTACGGGGCGGCTGCCCTGGGATCCCTGCTTTTTGCACTCGGGAAACTCCCTTCCTGGCTCGGGCTGATAATGGGGATCGCCTTTCTTGCGGGCGCCTTCCTTTCCTGGCCGGACACCTATGAAGGGGTGCGTTTCGGGGAGCGGAAAATGGCCAACCTGAATATTGAATTGGGTCGGGAGTCCCTGGGTTTGGGGATTACGGCCCTTATTTTCTTCCTGTACAGCTGGCGCTCCAGGGGCCGGCGCATTTCCTAGGAAATTGCCCGGAAGGGAAATACAATCAAACGCTTACAGTTCCAGGTCGAAGGTCTTTCGCAGCAGGTCGATAGCAGGGTTCTTTTCCCGGAGTTTCTGATATTTTTCCTCCGGGGTGAAGGCGAATTGTTTTGCCGTTTCTTCGTTTACGGTAATTTTCAACTGGATGTGGTGGTTGTTCAGCTGCGTCCGCAAAAAGTCCATGAGCTCGAACTGATCCCGTTCCACTTCTTTTTTCATGGTGCTGTTTGGCAATTCGATCCATATCACATGATCGCCGATTAATTTGGGCAAATCGGTTCCCAGGCTGGCTGCCAGTATTTTGCGCCCGCGTTTTTCCGTCTGTTCGGCAAACTCTTTCCAGAGGGCCTGCAATTCGCTTTCTTCGAAAGGGTCCCGGGGCAGGTCTTCCGGGTTGGGGGCTGCATGGTGTCGCGATGCCTTGTGTGCTTTTTTTGCCCGGATACTGGAAAGCGACAAGCCCGAAACTTTCTGGCCGGACTTTTTTTTGCCGACGGGCAGGGTCGGCGCTGGGGTCTCTTTCGGTCCGGCAGGAGCACTCGTCTCTTTTTGATTATCCGGGGATTGCGATTGCTCGGCTCCTTCCGGTTCCCGGATGTCCTTTGATTCCGGCATGTCCTTTGATTCCGGGATGCTTTCCGTTGTCTGATGGGCACTTCCCACTGTTTCAGGGGAACTTTCCGCCCCTTCCTGGGCACCCGCCGCCGGTTTCGAGGTGCTTTCCGGTTCCGAGACTGTTTCCGGGGGAGGCGTTTGGTTGTGGAAAGCTGCCGCCGGGATCAACCAGGCGTCTTCCCCGTTACGGGCCTTTTTTTTTTGACGCTGTGTCAGGGAGGCCAGTTTCATCAGGCAGAGTTCCACCAACAGACGGTGGTTCTTGCTGGTTTTGTAGTCCAGGTCGCACTGGTTGGCCAGGTCCAGGGCGGCGAGCAGGAATTCCCCGCTGCAGTGGCTGGCTTGCTCCAGATACCGCTGGCGGACGCTTTCGCTGGTTTCCAGCAGGGCAACCGTTTCCTGGCTGGTGCAGACCATCAAATCCCGGAAATGGGAGGCCAGGCCATTGATATAATGGTGGCCCTCAAAGCCCTGGGCCAGTATTTCGTTAAAGTAGATGAGCAGGGCGGGGATGTCGCCCTTGAGGATGTGGTCGGTACTTTCAAAATACACATCCACATCCAGGACGTTCAGGTTCTCCGCTACGGCTTTGCGCGTGAGTTTGTTTCCCGCAAAGCTCACCACCCTGTCGAATATGGATAGGGCATCCCGCATGGCCCCGTCCGCTTTTTGGGCAATCATGTGCAGCGCTTCCTCGTCAGCCTCAATACCTTGTTGTTCAGCGATATATTTCAGGTAGGACGCGGCATCCCCCACAGTGATCCGCCGGAAATCGAATATCTGGCAGCGCGAGAGGATCGTCGGGATGATTTTGTGTTTCTCTGTGGTCGCCAGGATAAAGATCGCGTGGCGGGGCGGCTCTTCCAGGGTTTTCAAAAAGGCGTTGAAGGCTGCCTGGGAGAGCATGTGCACCTCATCGATGATATACACCTTGTACTTTCCCACCTGTGGCGGAATCCGTACCTGGTCAATGAGGTTCCGGATATCGTCTACCGAATTGTTGGAGGCGGCGTCGAGTTCAAAGATATTGAAGGCAAAATCCTCCCCGTCCCGTTGATTCCCGTCCTCGTTGATTTTCTTGGCCAGGATCCGGGCGCAGGTGGTTTTACCGACCCCACGGGGCCCGCAGAATAAAAGCGCCTGAGCCAGATGATCGTTTTCAATGGCGTTCAGCAGCGTGCGCGTAATGGCTTGCTGGCCCACCACGTCCTCGAACTGCTGGGGTCTGTACTTTCGGGCTGATACGATAAATGGTTCCATTCGAATGGGGCGGCGACCGGTGTATTCCGGCATGGTACCGCATTAACACAAATATAGGGATCGGGTGCCTAATTCGATAATTCCCGGGGGGATGTCCCCCGGTTTTTATTAACAAATGCGGTATCTTTACAGGCGAGCAGGCCGGCTTATCGCTCTTTGCGGATGCAGGGGGAGGAAAGTCCGGACACCACAGTGCAGCATAGCGGGTAACACCCGTCCCCCGACGGGCCCTGCCCGGTCGGGGAGGACCAGTGCAACAGAAAGTATGTACAGTTCGGCTGTAGTGAAATCATGTAAACTCTATGCGGTGAAACGCCATGTAGTCCAGCGACCGAGGGCGGCACGTCCGAGCTGGCGGGTAGGCGGATCGAACCCGGGGGCAACCCCGGGTCCAGATAAATGATAAGCGCCCCGGGCAACCGGGGAGACAGAATCCGGCTTACAGGCCTGCTTTTTTATATTCCCCTGAAAAAACTGAAAACTGTGCCCCCGTATCGGCGGGCCTGTTCAAATGCGTCCAGGTGGGACAAGTCGGTTTCCCGGGTATGTTCCAGAATCAGGAGGCCCTCCGGGGCGAGCAGTTGCCGGTCCATAACTTCCTGTACAAGTTCCTCCAGTTCGCCGGGATTCATGTCGTAGGGCGGGTCCCCGAAAACCAGGTCGAATTTCAGGGCAGTTTGTCGCAGATACGCCAGGCAGTCAGACCGAACGGCATGGATGGGCATGTCCAGTTCCGCAGCCGTTTTTCGGATAAAAGCCACGCAGCCGGCGTCGGCATCTACAGCCGTAATGGTCTCCCCGCCACGGGAAGCGCTTTCATAGCTGATGTTCCCTGTTCCGGCATAGAGGTCCAGGACATGGGCCCGGGGCCAGTCCATCTCCGCAGCCAGGATATTGAAAAGGGCTTCTTTGGCCCGGTCCGTGGTGGGGCGGACGGGTAATTTCCGAGGGGCCCGGATGCGTCGTCCCCGATGCGTGCCAGAGATTATCCGGATCATAGCGAATTGATCAGGGTGAAATCGATATCTTCCTCGGAACCGACGGTGGCATAGGGCTCCCCGGAGGGTACGAAAATGGAGATATTCTCGATGTAACGGGCGGCCAGGTCGTACGTGGCATCCCCCGCCTCGATCTCGCCGAGGAAACGGAGTTTGATCGTCGCCGGGTCCAACCCGAGTTGCTCGATCGCGAAGAGGAGGTAGTACATTATATCCTCTCCGGTCCCGACGGAAAAGCTGTTGAAATACTGCATTTTCTTCCCTGAGAATACCGTCATGTCCATTTGTCCCTCGGCCAGGTGTACATAACATATTTCCCCGGTGCCGTTGGCAGGCAGTTTCACCAGGGTTTCCAGCAAAACCGTGGCCGTATGCTTGAATTCAAATTCCCCGAAGAGGTCGTAGAGATAGTTGTTGACATTCGCAAAAGGCACATATACGTTGACGGCATCCAGCCCGTCGATGGAATCGTAATCCAGGTGGTCGGTGGGGAGGATTTTCGCATTGAATTTCAGGTAATTGGCCAGGTCGTCCCTGCTGAACAATGCCTGGGGGACGAGGCTGAACAACGCATTGCGGTGGATGGCAACCACCTCGGAGAACCGGTACTCCAAAACCCCGTTTACCCGCAGGCTTTCCCGCAGTTCCCGTTGCAGGTCGTAGGGGCTGAGTTCCTGGTTAAAACGCAGGGAATGACTTAGCGCCAGGCGTTTGCCGATGGTATCCAGGATACAAAAAGAAAGTCCATTCAGGCTGACCTGAATGGACAATTTGTAAAAACTATCTTCTTGTTGTTCCAGCCTGTTGCTATTGTTCTCCTTTTTTGTCATAAATAGGGGGCCAGTTACCGCTGGTACTCACCTTGGAAAGGGAGCCAACCGTGATTTCAGGTCCGTTAACCTCTTCGACGCTCACCTGGGCCTTTTCCCGTGCCACCAGGTCCTGGGGCTGGTCGTGCAATACGATATCCTTGGCCACTTTGGCTTCAAAGACCGGGGCGCGGTACCCGCTTTGCTCGAGCATGTCCGCCTTCATGGTAAACTGCTCATTGTTCGGGGCGTAGGGGACATTCATCATGGTCTTGTAGCGATCACCCCCTTTAAAGAGCGAATCCTTAACGGATACATACCCCAGGGTATCGATAATCTTAACCTCGCGCAGCATATCGATCTGGTAGGTCTCGTCGAATTCCATATAAGAGGAATCCCGTTGGGTGGTGATCACGTACCGGCCCGTATCTACAAACTTGACCAGGCTTTCAAAATCATTGGCATAACTCCGGTTGACGGATTTATACGCCTCCTGGGCATTCCGGATATCCTTCAGCTTTTTAATTACTTCAGCATAGCGTTCCTGTTTGACTTCTGCGAACTCAATGGGGCCGGTTACTGAACGGTATATCAGGTACCCCAGTATGATACAAACAATCCAAAGAACAATCTGAAGTATGGTTTTCATTTTTGTAAGGTGTTATTTTGATTTAGCGGTTAACGACAAATCTACGATTTTTTTTTAATCACAAAAGCGTTCCCGGCAAAAAGGTCCGTATCTTTAGCCGCCTATGGAATCCCTTACCGCCCCCGTATTTTACAGGCTTTTAGAGGAAAAATTCCCCCACGAACCCACCCGGAACCAGGAGCGTGCCCTTCGTCAGCTTTCGGACTTTATCATCGGTGCGCATACCGACAGAATTTTTTTGTTGAAAGGCTATGCCGGTACCGGGAAGACCACGCTGCTCGGTACGTTGATCACCAACCTGTGGCACAGTAAGAAAAAGGCCGTCCTGATGGCCCCAACCGGGCGTGCCGCAAAAGTGATGTCTACCTATACAAATTCCCGTGCCTACACCATCCACCGGCAGATCTACATCCCGAAGAAAGAACGGTCCGGGGGGGTGCGTTTTACCCTGGCCCCCAACCGCCACCGCAACACAATTTTCATCGTGGACGAGGCGTCCATGATCCCGGATTCCCCGGTTTCTACTGCCAAGGGGTCTGAACGCTCCCTGTTGGACGACCTGATGCAATACGTCTATTCCGGATTCCGCTGCCAGTTGGTGCTCATTGGCGACACGGCCCAGCTCCCGCCGGTTAAGCTGAGCCTCAGCCCGGCGCTGCAGGCAACGACCCTGGAACTCAACTACGATAAAACCGTCATCGAACTCGAACTGGACGAAGTGGTGCGCCAGACCCGGGATTCGGGAATCCTGATGAATGCTACCGAACTCCGGGAAGCGCTATCGGCCGACCCGGTCGGCTCTTTCCGGTTTTCCGTGGACGGTTTTCCGGACATTGTCCGCCTGACGGACGGATATGAAATCCAGGATGCCATCAACCGGGCCTTTGACGAAGGGGGGAAAGAGGAAACGGCCGTAATTGTGCGGTCCAACAAACGGGCCAACCTCTATAACGAGAACATCCGGAGCCGGCTGCTGTTTCTGGAGAATGAGCTGGCCACCGGGGATTATATGATGGTGGTCAAAAACAACTATTTCTGGTTGAAAAGCACCTCGGAAGCGGGGTTTATCGCCAACGGGGATATCATTGAAATACTGGAAATTTTTGCAATCAAAGACCTGTACGGATTCCGTTTTGCCGAGGTAAAAGTCCGGATGGTGGACTACCCGGGGCAGAAACCCTTCGAAACCGTGCTGCTGCTGGACACAATCAAGGCGGAAAGCCCGGCGCTCTCTTACGAGGACGGCAACCGGCTCTATCAGGCGGTTATGCAGGATTACGCGGGGGAGACCTCTTCCTACAAAAAGTTTCTGAGCGTTAAGAATAACCAGTATTTCAACGCGTTGCAGGTAAAATTCTCCTATGCGATCACCTGCCATAAGTCCCAGGGCGGGCAGTGGGAAACCGTTTTCGTGGAACAGCCCTTCCTGCGCGGCGAGCCGGACCGGGAATACCTGCGCTGGCTCTACACGGCTGTTACCCGGGCGCGTACCAAACTTTACCTGATCGGCTTCAGCAACGATTTTTTTGTCAATGGCGAATAACGTATTTTAGGACTCCCAGCCTCGGAATGCGATGAGTGGAGAGACGATAATCAGTATTTTTCTAGGAATCGGCCTGGCGGCTTCCACCGGCTTCCGGGTATTCCTGCCGCTGTTTGCCCTCAGCCTGGCTTCCTATAACGGCCTCTGGGAGCTCAACGAGAACTGGGAGTGGATCGGCAGCCTGGCTGCGGTCATCACCCTGGGGGTGGCAACCCTTGCAGAGCTTTTTGCCTATTTTATTCCCTGGGTGGACAACGCCCTGGATGCCCTTGCGGTACCCCTTGCGGCCCTGGCCGGGACCGCCGTGGTCGTCTCCACGGTCACCGGGGTAGACCCGGTAATTACCTGGTCGCTGGCCATCATTGCAGGGGGCGGAACGGCAACGGCCATCAAAGGTGCGGCTGCCGGCAGCCGCATGGCTTCCTCCCTTTCCACCGGTGGGCTGGCCAACCCGGCTGTAGCAGCGGTTGAGACCGGTACGGCCACCGTGCTGACCGTCGCTTCCCTGCTCGCCCCGGTAATCGGGGCTGTCCTGGTGATTGCCGTCCTGGCTTTCGTCTTCAGGATCTACCGCAAGCTGCGGCCTAAACTATAGCGCAAAACGGGCAATTAAGCGTACATTTGCTGCCCTTAAATAATAATATCAAATTGTGAAGGTAGTAGCCCTGATTCCCGCCCGATACGGCGCCTCCCGCTTCCCCGGCAAACTCATGA
This genomic window from Robiginitalea biformata HTCC2501 contains:
- a CDS encoding transmembrane 220 family protein; this translates as MQQALKIFAIVMAVLFAWAAYVQINDPDSGIWIAVYGAAALGSLLFALGKLPSWLGLIMGIAFLAGAFLSWPDTYEGVRFGERKMANLNIELGRESLGLGITALIFFLYSWRSRGRRIS
- a CDS encoding DNA polymerase III subunit gamma/tau yields the protein MEPFIVSARKYRPQQFEDVVGQQAITRTLLNAIENDHLAQALLFCGPRGVGKTTCARILAKKINEDGNQRDGEDFAFNIFELDAASNNSVDDIRNLIDQVRIPPQVGKYKVYIIDEVHMLSQAAFNAFLKTLEEPPRHAIFILATTEKHKIIPTILSRCQIFDFRRITVGDAASYLKYIAEQQGIEADEEALHMIAQKADGAMRDALSIFDRVVSFAGNKLTRKAVAENLNVLDVDVYFESTDHILKGDIPALLIYFNEILAQGFEGHHYINGLASHFRDLMVCTSQETVALLETSESVRQRYLEQASHCSGEFLLAALDLANQCDLDYKTSKNHRLLVELCLMKLASLTQRQKKKARNGEDAWLIPAAAFHNQTPPPETVSEPESTSKPAAGAQEGAESSPETVGSAHQTTESIPESKDMPESKDIREPEGAEQSQSPDNQKETSAPAGPKETPAPTLPVGKKKSGQKVSGLSLSSIRAKKAHKASRHHAAPNPEDLPRDPFEESELQALWKEFAEQTEKRGRKILAASLGTDLPKLIGDHVIWIELPNSTMKKEVERDQFELMDFLRTQLNNHHIQLKITVNEETAKQFAFTPEEKYQKLREKNPAIDLLRKTFDLEL
- a CDS encoding RsmD family RNA methyltransferase, whose translation is MIRIISGTHRGRRIRAPRKLPVRPTTDRAKEALFNILAAEMDWPRAHVLDLYAGTGNISYESASRGGETITAVDADAGCVAFIRKTAAELDMPIHAVRSDCLAYLRQTALKFDLVFGDPPYDMNPGELEELVQEVMDRQLLAPEGLLILEHTRETDLSHLDAFEQARRYGGTVFSFFRGI
- a CDS encoding DUF3822 family protein, which translates into the protein MTKKENNSNRLEQQEDSFYKLSIQVSLNGLSFCILDTIGKRLALSHSLRFNQELSPYDLQRELRESLRVNGVLEYRFSEVVAIHRNALFSLVPQALFSRDDLANYLKFNAKILPTDHLDYDSIDGLDAVNVYVPFANVNNYLYDLFGEFEFKHTATVLLETLVKLPANGTGEICYVHLAEGQMDMTVFSGKKMQYFNSFSVGTGEDIMYYLLFAIEQLGLDPATIKLRFLGEIEAGDATYDLAARYIENISIFVPSGEPYATVGSEEDIDFTLINSL
- a CDS encoding ATP-dependent DNA helicase, giving the protein MESLTAPVFYRLLEEKFPHEPTRNQERALRQLSDFIIGAHTDRIFLLKGYAGTGKTTLLGTLITNLWHSKKKAVLMAPTGRAAKVMSTYTNSRAYTIHRQIYIPKKERSGGVRFTLAPNRHRNTIFIVDEASMIPDSPVSTAKGSERSLLDDLMQYVYSGFRCQLVLIGDTAQLPPVKLSLSPALQATTLELNYDKTVIELELDEVVRQTRDSGILMNATELREALSADPVGSFRFSVDGFPDIVRLTDGYEIQDAINRAFDEGGKEETAVIVRSNKRANLYNENIRSRLLFLENELATGDYMMVVKNNYFWLKSTSEAGFIANGDIIEILEIFAIKDLYGFRFAEVKVRMVDYPGQKPFETVLLLDTIKAESPALSYEDGNRLYQAVMQDYAGETSSYKKFLSVKNNQYFNALQVKFSYAITCHKSQGGQWETVFVEQPFLRGEPDREYLRWLYTAVTRARTKLYLIGFSNDFFVNGE
- a CDS encoding DUF4126 domain-containing protein yields the protein MSGETIISIFLGIGLAASTGFRVFLPLFALSLASYNGLWELNENWEWIGSLAAVITLGVATLAELFAYFIPWVDNALDALAVPLAALAGTAVVVSTVTGVDPVITWSLAIIAGGGTATAIKGAAAGSRMASSLSTGGLANPAVAAVETGTATVLTVASLLAPVIGAVLVIAVLAFVFRIYRKLRPKL